One Delphinus delphis chromosome 3, mDelDel1.2, whole genome shotgun sequence genomic region harbors:
- the DBN1 gene encoding drebrin isoform X3, with protein sequence MYGFCSVKDSQAALPKYVLINWVGEDVPDARKCACASHVAKVAEFFQGVDVIVNASSVEDIDAGAIGQRLSNGLARLSSPVLHRLRLREDENAEPVGTTYQKTDAAVEMKRINREQFWEQAKKEEELRKEEERKKALDERLRFEQERMEQERQEQEERERRYREREQQIEEHRRKQQTLEAEEAKRRLKEQSIFGDQRDEEEETQMKKSESEVEEAAAIIAQRPDNPREFFKQQERVASASAGSCDVPSPFNHRPGRPYCPFIKASDSGPSSSSSSSSSPPRTPFPYITCHRTPNLSSSLPCSHLDSHRRMVPTPIPARSPSDSSMASTPVTEQIERALDEVTSSQPPPLPPPPPAAQETQEPSPSLDSEETSKEARAADPQAWASPLEESPQAPEPPQGQGSPTEDLMFMASTEEAVLAASLEPAMAGASAADTPAADAIETDAAAADTSVANTVTPATASLIDLWPGNGEGASVPQAEPRAPTPPSGAEVTLAEVPLLDEVAQEPLPPAGEGSANLLNFDELPEPPATFCDPGEEVEGEPLAAPQAPTLPSALEELDQEPEPELEPEPQLLTNGETTQKEGTQASEGYFSQSQEEEFAQSEELCAKAPPPMFYNKPPEIDITCWDADPVPEEEEGFEGGD encoded by the exons AAGGTGGCCGAGTTCTTCCAG GGCGTCGATGTGATCGTGAACGCCAGCAGTGTGGAAGACATAGATGCGGGCGCCATCGGGCAGCGGCTCTCCAACGGGCTGGCACGGCTTTCCAGCCCCGTGCTGCACCGACTGCGGCTGCGTGAGGATGAGAACGCTGAGCCGGTG GGCACCACCTATCAGAAGACCGACGCAGCTGTGGAGATGAAGCGGATTAACCGCGAGCAGTTCTGGGAGCAGGCCAAG AAGGAGGAAGagctgaggaaggaggaggagcgGAAGAAGGCTCTGGATGAGAGACTCCGGTTTGAGCAAGAGCGGATGGAGCAGGAGCGGCAGGAGCAGGAGGAGCGGGAGCGGCGCTACCGGGAGCGGGAGCAGCAGATCGAGGAGCACAG GAGGAAACAACAGACTTTAGAAGCAGAGGAGGCCAAGAGGCGGTTGAAGGAGCAGTCTATCTTT GGTGACCAGCGGGATGAGGAGGAAGAGACCCAGATGAAGAAGTCAGAATCAGAGGTAGAG GAGGCAGCAGCCATTATTGCCCAGCGACCTGATAACCCACGGGAGTTCTTTAAGCAGCAGGAAAGAGTTGCATCGGCCTCCGCAGGCAGCTGTGATGTGCCCTCACCCTTCAACCACCGACCAG GTCGTCCGTACTGCCCTTTCATAAAGGCATCGGACAGTgggccttcctcctcctcctcttcctcctcctcccctccacgGACTCCCTTTCCCTATATCACCTGTCACCGCACCCCaaacctctcttcctccctcccat gcagcCACCTGGACAGCCACCGGAGGATGGTGCCTACCCCCATCCCTGCCCGGAGCCCATCTGACTCCAGCATGGCCTCTACCCCTGTCACTGAGCAGATCGAGCGGGCCCTGGATGAGGTCACGTCCTCGCAGcctccaccactgccaccaccacccccagcagcCCAAG AGACCCAGGAACCCAGCCCCAGCCTGGATAGTGAAGAGACCAGCAAGGAAGCCAGAGCAGCAGACCCTCAGGCCTGGGCCAGCCCCCTGGAGGAGTCCCCTCAGGCACCAGAGCCTCCCCAGGGCCAAGGCAGCCCCACAGAGGACTTGATGTTCATGGCGTCTACAGAGGAGGCAGTCCTGGCTGCCTCTCTAGAGCCTGCCATGGCTGGAGCCTCTGCAGCTGACACCCCAGCAGCTGATGCCATTGAAACCGACGCTGCCGCTGCTGACACCAGTGTTGCCAACACCGTCACCCCTGCCACTGCCAGCCTCATTGACCTATGGCCTGGCAATGGGGAAGGGGCCTCCGTACCCCAGGCTGAGCCTAGGGCCCCCACACCACCCTCAGGTGCCGAAGTCACTCTGGCAGAAGTGCCCCTGCTGGACGAGGTGGCTCAGGAGCCACTGCCGCCGGCTGGTGAAGGCAGTGCCAACCTTCTCAATTTTGATGAGCTGCCTGAGCCACCAGCCACCTTCTGTGACCCAGGGGAGGAAGTAGAAGGGGAGCCTCTGGCTGCCCCCCAGGCTCCAACTCTGCCCTCAGCTCTAGAGGAGCTGGATCAGGAGCCGGAGCCGGAGCTGGAGCCAGAGCCCCAGCTGCTGACCAATGGCGAGACCACCCAGAAGGAGGGGAcccag GCCAGTGAGGGGTATTTCAGCCAATCACAGGAGGAGGAGTTTGCCCAATCGGAAGAGCTGTGtgcaaaggctccacctcctatGTTCTACAACAAGCCTCCAG AAATCGACATCACCTGCTGGGATGCAGACCCGGtaccagaagaggaggagggctTCGAGGGTGGCGACTAG
- the PRR7 gene encoding proline-rich protein 7 codes for MVMSQGTYTFLTCFAGFWLIWGLIVLLCCFCSFLRRRLKRRQEERLREQNLRALELEPLELEGSQAGSPPGLAPPPPPHRGRLEAPAHAHQHVHVHPMLHHGPAQPHAHPHAHHHALPHPPPQHLSVPPRPWSYPRQAESDTSKPPCYEEAVLMAEPPPPYSEVLTDTRGLYRKIVTPFLSRRDSAEKQEQPPPSYKPLFLDRGYTSALHLPSAPRPAPPCPALCLQADRSRRVFPSWTDSELSSREPLEHGAWRLPVSIPLFGRTTAV; via the exons aTGGTTATGTCCCAGGGCACCTACACGTTCCTCACGTGCTTTGCCGGTTTCTGGCTCATCTGGGGTCTCATCGTCCTACTCTGCTGCTTCTGCAGCTTCCTGCGCCGCCGCCTCAAACGGCGCCAGGAGGAGCGGCTGCGTGAGCAGAATCTGCGCGCGCTTGAGCTGGAGCCCCTTGAGCTCGAGGGCAGCCAGGCCGGGAGCCCCCCCGGCCTGGCGCCCCCGCCACCACCTCACCGCGGCCGTCTCGAGGCGCCGGCGCACGCCCACCAGCACGTGCACGTGCACCCGATGCTGCACCACGGGCCCGCGCAGCCGCACGCGCACCCGCACGCACACCACCACGCGCTTCCGCACCCACCGCCGCAGCACCTATCAGTACCGCCGCGGCCGTGGAGCTACCCGCGCCAAG CGGAATCGGACACGTCCAAGCCACCGTGCTACGAAGAGGCGGTGCTGATGGCCGAGCCGCCGCCGCCCTACAGCGAGGTGCTCACGGACACGCGCGGCCTGTATCGGAAGATTGTCACGCCCTTTCTGAGCCGCCGCGACAGCGCGGAGAAACAGGAGCAGCCGCCGCCCAGCTACAAGCcgctcttcctggaccggggctacACGTCGGCGCTGCACCTGCCCAGTGCCCCGCGGCCCGCGCCGCCCTGCCCTGCGCTCTGCCTGCAGGCGGACCGCAGCCGTCGGGTCTTCCCCAGCTGGACCGACTCAGAGCTCAGCAGCCGAGAGCCACTGGAGCACGGAGCTTGGCGCCTGCCGGTCTCCATCCCCTTGTTCGGGAGGACTACAGCCGTATAG